The following coding sequences are from one Nonlabens arenilitoris window:
- a CDS encoding glycosyl hydrolase family 17 protein encodes MKFQIKSLTIILLIIVTACKDFNENKPLVIEANTMTASAILSNPDYLAISYGGYRSTSRDIQPSIIQIKNDMKILAAMNVKILRTYNMQLPMATNVVKAIDELKREQPDFEMYVMLGAWIDCKNAWTDKEPDHNIESEDNAAEIDRAVQLAQQYPDIIKIIAVGNEAMVKWATSYYVQPAVILKWVNHLQSLKDKGKLPKDLWITSSDNFASWGGGEDVYHTQELNQLIKAVDYISMHTYPMHDTHYNPVFWGNSPEENTLSKGQKVEKSIERSLAYAIDQYDRVYEYMKSIGIDKPIHIGETGWATYSSRLYGNNGSKATDEYKSGLYYQSIREWTRKSKISCFYFEAFDEQWKDAKNPQGSENHFGLFTLNGKAKYGLWELVDQDVFAGLTRNGHLISKTYNGNKNQLMQAVQLPPVKSNFKGYE; translated from the coding sequence ATGAAATTTCAAATAAAATCCTTAACGATAATACTGTTAATTATAGTAACAGCATGTAAAGATTTTAATGAAAATAAACCTCTAGTAATTGAAGCAAATACAATGACAGCAAGTGCTATCCTATCTAATCCAGATTATCTGGCGATCTCATACGGTGGTTATCGCAGTACCTCTAGAGATATACAGCCGTCCATCATACAAATCAAGAATGATATGAAGATTCTTGCAGCTATGAATGTGAAAATCTTGCGTACTTATAACATGCAATTACCTATGGCTACAAACGTGGTTAAAGCGATTGACGAGTTAAAAAGAGAGCAACCAGATTTTGAAATGTATGTCATGCTGGGTGCGTGGATTGATTGTAAAAACGCGTGGACCGATAAAGAACCAGATCACAATATAGAAAGTGAAGATAATGCTGCAGAGATTGATCGTGCTGTACAATTAGCGCAACAGTATCCAGATATAATTAAAATTATCGCAGTAGGTAATGAGGCAATGGTAAAATGGGCGACAAGTTACTATGTGCAACCAGCAGTGATTCTTAAATGGGTTAATCATCTACAAAGCCTAAAGGATAAAGGGAAATTACCTAAAGATTTATGGATTACCAGTTCAGATAATTTTGCTTCTTGGGGTGGTGGAGAGGATGTTTATCATACACAAGAATTAAATCAATTAATCAAAGCAGTAGATTATATCTCGATGCATACTTATCCTATGCATGACACTCATTATAATCCTGTTTTTTGGGGCAACTCTCCTGAAGAAAATACGCTTTCTAAAGGACAAAAAGTAGAGAAGTCGATAGAGAGGTCATTAGCTTATGCGATTGATCAATATGATCGTGTTTATGAATACATGAAGTCTATAGGTATTGATAAGCCAATTCACATAGGTGAAACCGGATGGGCAACGTATTCTAGTAGATTATATGGTAACAATGGATCAAAAGCCACTGATGAGTACAAGTCGGGACTGTACTATCAATCAATCAGAGAATGGACTAGAAAAAGTAAAATTTCCTGCTTCTACTTTGAAGCATTTGATGAACAATGGAAAGACGCCAAAAATCCACAAGGATCAGAAAACCATTTTGGATTATTTACTTTAAATGGTAAGGCTAAATATGGTCTATGGGAATTAGTGGATCAAGATGTTTTTGCAGGTCTTACTAGAAATGGTCATTTAATATCTAAAACCTATAATGGTAATAAAAACCAGCTTATGCAAGCAGTACAATTACCACCAGTTAAATCAAATTTTAAAGGATATGAATAG